The Triticum aestivum cultivar Chinese Spring chromosome 7B, IWGSC CS RefSeq v2.1, whole genome shotgun sequence genome window below encodes:
- the LOC123161797 gene encoding ethylene-responsive transcription factor ABI4-like: MAAAAAGENSRLTRVRKKGDGKFTAVMKHPVTKTQLWLGTYSSPEVTACAYDLAARELKGTKAKLNFPYPPPAKLVMEVIVAPRHRSRGHDAHAPLFQVVKFSPDPTAPPPPPPKLVVYFSFHFEAPARDTPPVPAYPFLHIPLPARARLSLQQVHVHAPAPQPQQPIQRMQIMAQTESCLSSSRRTLGLPLATWCFKKPKQFIVPVTPSAPTEGTADNLTKLWYFPGAPIV, encoded by the exons ATGGCAGCCGCAGCAGCGGGTGAGAACAGCAGGTTAACTAGGGTGAGAAAGAAGGGGGATGGCAAGTTCACCGCAGTTATGAAGCACCCGGTGACGAAGACACAGTTGTGGCTGGGGACGTACTCTTCCCCCGAGGTCACCGCGTGCGCCTACGACCTCGCGGCTAGGGAGCTAAAGGGCACAAAGGCAAAGCTCAACTTCCCCTACCCTCCGCCGGCCAAACTGGTAATGGAGGTGATTGTTGCACCGAGGCACCGCAGCCGCGGTCACGACGCACATGCACCACTCTTTCAGGTTGTTAAATTTTCACCGGACCCCACagcaccgcctccaccaccgcccaAGCTGGTAGTTTACTTTTCCTTCCACTTTGAAGCGCCCGCTAGAGACACCCCACCGGTGCCTGCATACCCGTTCCTGCACATCCCGCTTCCGGCACGTGCACGTCTCAGCCTGCAGCAGGTGCATGTGCACGCACCTGCTCCACAGCCACAACAGCCTATCCAACGGATGCAGATCATGGCGCAGACGGAAAGCTGCTTAAGCTCCTCAAGG CGCACCCTG GGGCTTCCTCTCGCCACCTGGTGTTTCAAGAAACCCAAACAGTTCATCGTTCCCGTCACACCTAGTGCTCCAACAGAAGGAACTGCTGACAATTTAACCAAGTTGTGGTATTTCCCTGGTGCTCCTATTGTTTAG